In Pseudomonas sp. Leaf58, one DNA window encodes the following:
- the minC gene encoding septum site-determining protein MinC produces MQTMSPNHTPDTASVFQLKGSMLAITVLELARNDLEALDRQLAAKVAQAPNFFSNTPLVLALDKLPADEGAIDLPGLMRICRHHGLRTLAIRANRIEDIAAAIAIDLPVLPPSGARERPLEPEPEVLKKPEPAPVPPPAPEPEVRPTRIITSPVRGGQQIYAQGGDLIVTASVSPGAELLADGNIHVYGAMRGRALAGIKGNTKARIFCQQMTAEMVSIAGQYKVCEDLRRDPLWGTGVQVSLSGDVLNITRL; encoded by the coding sequence ATGCAGACCATGAGCCCAAACCACACACCCGACACCGCCTCCGTGTTCCAGCTCAAGGGCAGCATGCTCGCCATTACCGTGCTGGAACTGGCGCGCAATGACCTTGAAGCCCTCGACCGCCAGCTGGCGGCCAAAGTTGCCCAGGCACCGAACTTCTTCAGCAACACGCCGCTGGTGCTGGCGCTGGACAAACTGCCGGCCGACGAAGGGGCAATCGACCTGCCCGGCTTGATGCGGATCTGCCGCCACCATGGCCTGCGCACCTTGGCCATCCGCGCCAACCGCATCGAGGACATTGCCGCCGCCATTGCCATCGACCTGCCGGTGCTGCCACCGTCCGGCGCCCGCGAACGCCCGCTGGAGCCCGAGCCCGAAGTGCTGAAGAAGCCCGAGCCGGCGCCGGTACCGCCACCCGCCCCAGAGCCTGAGGTGCGCCCCACCCGTATCATCACTTCGCCAGTACGCGGCGGCCAGCAGATCTATGCTCAAGGTGGCGACCTGATCGTTACCGCCTCGGTCAGCCCGGGTGCGGAACTTCTGGCCGATGGCAACATCCATGTGTACGGCGCCATGCGCGGCCGGGCCCTGGCCGGCATCAAAGGCAATACCAAGGCACGTATTTTTTGCCAGCAGATGACTGCCGAAATGGTCTCTATCGCTGGCCAGTACAAGGTCTGCGAAGACCTGCGCCGCGACCCGCTTTGGGGCACCGGTGTGCAAGTCAGCCTGTCTGGCGACGTGTTGAACATCACCCGTCTTTAA
- a CDS encoding lipid A biosynthesis lauroyl acyltransferase: MERPRFRPYFLHPRFWGLWLGLGLLWLVVQLPYRVLLNVGAALGAVMYRFAGERRRIAARNLELCFPELSGDERQRLLKANFASTGIAFFEMAMSWWWPKARLARLAHIEGLEHLQAAQQAGQGAILMAVHFTTLEIGAALLGQQHTIDGMYREHGNALFDFIQRSGRERHNLDSLAVEREDVRGMLKLLRSGRAIWYAPDQDYGAKQSLFVPLFGIPAATVTATTKFARLGKAQVIPFTQKRLEDGSGYRLVIHPPLADFPGESEEADCLRINQWVESVLRECPEQYLWAHRRFKSRPEGAPRLYDQKKR, encoded by the coding sequence ATGGAACGCCCGCGTTTTCGACCCTATTTCCTTCACCCACGTTTCTGGGGCCTGTGGCTGGGCCTGGGCCTGCTGTGGCTGGTGGTCCAGTTGCCGTACCGGGTCTTGTTGAACGTCGGTGCCGCGCTGGGTGCAGTGATGTACCGCTTTGCCGGTGAACGGCGGCGCATTGCCGCGCGCAACCTGGAACTGTGCTTCCCGGAGTTATCGGGCGACGAACGGCAGCGTTTGCTCAAGGCCAACTTCGCCTCCACCGGCATCGCCTTCTTCGAAATGGCCATGAGCTGGTGGTGGCCCAAGGCCAGGCTGGCGCGCTTGGCGCATATCGAGGGCCTGGAGCACCTGCAAGCCGCCCAGCAGGCGGGGCAGGGTGCGATCCTGATGGCGGTGCACTTCACTACCCTGGAAATCGGCGCCGCGCTGCTTGGCCAGCAGCACACCATCGACGGCATGTACCGTGAGCACGGCAACGCGCTGTTCGACTTCATCCAGCGCAGCGGTCGTGAGCGCCACAATCTTGATTCGCTGGCGGTGGAGCGTGAGGACGTGCGCGGCATGCTCAAGTTGCTGCGCTCGGGCCGGGCGATCTGGTACGCACCGGACCAGGACTACGGCGCCAAGCAGAGCCTGTTCGTGCCGCTGTTTGGCATCCCGGCGGCGACGGTGACGGCCACCACCAAGTTCGCCCGGTTGGGCAAGGCGCAGGTAATTCCGTTCACCCAGAAGCGCCTGGAGGATGGCAGCGGCTATCGTCTGGTCATCCACCCGCCGCTGGCGGACTTCCCGGGGGAAAGCGAAGAGGCCGATTGCCTGCGCATCAACCAGTGGGTCGAGAGCGTCTTGCGTGAGTGCCCCGAGCAGTACCTGTGGGCGCACCGCCGGTTCAAGTCGCGGCCCGAAGGGGCGCCGCGGCTGTATGACCAGAAAAAGCGCTGA
- a CDS encoding patatin-like phospholipase family protein, translating into MAPPPVTGLILSGGGARAAYQVGVLAGIAELLPAGAHNPFPVIVGTSAGAINAVTLASGATHFSEAVQRLTAFWQNFRSHLVIRSDWPGVVRQASRFVGHNLLGLGGPAPVALLDSRPLRGLLQAHLNLDGIAHSLAAEQLRAVAVTAFGYESGQAVTFYQGRGTIDAWLRHRRIGVPTPLTIDHLLASAAIPLLFAPVQLGDEYYGDGAVRQSAPISPALHLGASRVLVVGVSGNPQRPAPPMPTQRVFSGQQPSLAQIGGHMLNSTFIDSLEDDIELLQRLNHLSRLLPAHLDARRLGLAPIDVLVVAPSQPLDEIAARHRRELPAALRLFLRGPGATRTSGAGVLSYLLFEASYCSELIELGRRDALAKKRELCQFLGV; encoded by the coding sequence ATGGCCCCACCCCCGGTAACCGGTCTCATCCTTTCTGGCGGCGGCGCCCGTGCCGCCTACCAGGTCGGCGTGCTGGCCGGCATCGCTGAGCTGCTGCCGGCCGGTGCGCACAACCCGTTCCCGGTCATCGTCGGCACCTCCGCCGGGGCCATCAACGCCGTCACCCTGGCCAGCGGCGCGACCCATTTCAGCGAGGCTGTGCAACGGCTTACCGCCTTTTGGCAGAATTTCCGTAGCCACCTGGTCATTCGCAGCGACTGGCCCGGCGTGGTTCGCCAAGCCAGCCGCTTCGTCGGCCACAACCTACTGGGGCTCGGTGGCCCGGCGCCAGTGGCGCTGCTCGATAGCCGCCCCCTGCGCGGCCTGCTACAGGCGCACCTGAACCTGGATGGCATTGCCCATTCCTTGGCCGCCGAGCAACTGCGCGCTGTCGCGGTAACCGCCTTTGGCTACGAATCGGGCCAGGCGGTGACCTTCTACCAGGGCCGCGGCACCATCGATGCCTGGTTGCGCCACCGTCGCATCGGCGTGCCCACCCCGTTGACCATCGACCACCTGCTGGCCAGCGCGGCGATCCCGCTGCTGTTCGCCCCGGTGCAACTGGGCGACGAATATTACGGTGATGGTGCGGTGCGCCAGTCGGCACCGATCAGCCCAGCCTTGCACCTGGGCGCTAGCCGGGTGCTGGTGGTCGGCGTCAGCGGCAACCCACAGCGGCCAGCGCCACCCATGCCGACCCAGCGGGTGTTCAGCGGGCAGCAGCCAAGCCTGGCGCAGATTGGTGGGCACATGCTCAACAGCACCTTCATCGACAGCCTGGAAGACGACATCGAGCTGCTACAGCGCCTCAACCACCTGAGCCGCTTGTTGCCGGCCCACCTTGATGCGCGGCGCCTGGGGCTGGCGCCAATCGACGTGCTGGTGGTGGCGCCCAGCCAGCCGTTGGACGAAATTGCCGCGCGCCACCGCCGTGAGTTGCCGGCGGCGTTGCGCTTGTTCCTGCGTGGGCCGGGGGCGACGCGCACCAGCGGGGCGGGGGTGTTGAGTTACTTGCTGTTCGAGGCCAGTTACTGCAGCGAGCTGATCGAGCTGGGGCGGCGGGATGCCTTGGCCAAGAAGCGCGAGTTGTGCCAGTTCCTGGGGGTTTGA
- a CDS encoding VacJ family lipoprotein, whose amino-acid sequence MVEADPQVTAAPLAPEADGFLDPLRELKFNPGLDQREFERSTLEALNVYDPLESINRRVYHFNYRLDQWVLLPLVSGYQYVTPRFVRTGVSNFFNNLGDVPNLFNSVLQLKAKRSAEITARLMFNTIIGVGGLWDPATKMGLPRQSEDFGQTLGFYGVPDGPYLMLPVLGPSNLRDTTGLVVDYAGEQAINYLNVAEASTDHPEIFALRVVDKRYTTKFRYGQLNSPFEYEKVRYVYTQARKLQIAE is encoded by the coding sequence GTGGTCGAGGCCGACCCGCAAGTGACTGCCGCACCGTTGGCACCCGAGGCCGATGGTTTTCTCGACCCGCTGCGCGAGCTGAAATTCAACCCAGGGCTGGACCAGCGCGAATTCGAGCGCTCCACCCTGGAGGCGCTGAACGTGTACGACCCGCTGGAGTCGATCAACCGCCGCGTCTACCACTTCAACTACCGCCTGGACCAGTGGGTGCTGCTGCCACTGGTAAGCGGCTACCAGTACGTCACCCCGCGCTTCGTGCGCACCGGGGTGAGCAACTTCTTCAACAACCTGGGCGATGTGCCGAACCTGTTCAACAGCGTGCTGCAGCTCAAAGCCAAGCGCTCGGCGGAGATCACTGCGCGGCTGATGTTCAACACCATCATCGGCGTGGGTGGGCTGTGGGACCCGGCGACCAAGATGGGCCTGCCGCGCCAGAGCGAGGACTTTGGCCAGACCTTGGGCTTCTATGGCGTACCGGACGGGCCGTACCTGATGCTGCCGGTGCTGGGGCCATCGAACCTGCGCGACACCACCGGGCTGGTGGTGGACTATGCGGGCGAGCAGGCGATCAACTACCTGAACGTGGCCGAAGCCAGCACTGACCACCCAGAAATCTTTGCCCTGCGCGTGGTGGACAAGCGCTACACCACCAAATTCCGCTATGGCCAGCTCAACTCGCCGTTCGAGTATGAGAAGGTGCGCTATGTGTATACCCAGGCGCGCAAGTTGCAGATAGCCGAGTAG